From the Teredinibacter turnerae T7901 genome, one window contains:
- a CDS encoding oligosaccharide flippase family protein, which produces MNIKRKTFHSTAILVSGYMVSQIIRFGGSLITTRLLAPELFGIMAVVTSIATLVALFSDVGLNLSVIRSKRGDDLTFLRTVFSFKVLQTSALATVIVTLALIFYWLNSHNLLAEGSVYATSELSIALSIVAIAVFMQGFRSIQIELAARNQNVGRQTAIEISAQSCSLLFIVLLSRENPSIYALAFAQVVSAFVTVAGSYLLFPRKTFGFAWDKSAVKEIISFGKWILGSTAIVGISNNLDKLLFGFLLTSTQMGVYSIAALIFNAMDTVFKRINAALFPAISRVIREGKSDLSKVYYKIRLYRDLAVCIPSGLVLINGDILISLLYDDRYLDAGFYLQLLTIAQLIECFFYKNQLLISLGETRLQFDLAIRRLVALIIFVPAGYYFFGVTGILLALSARRLIGGWLIFIRYREHCEIKIQYELRTVAIILTSIAFWFIARMALLHVFPALDPQMPGL; this is translated from the coding sequence TTGAACATAAAAAGAAAAACTTTCCATTCGACCGCGATACTCGTTTCCGGCTACATGGTGTCGCAGATAATAAGATTTGGTGGCAGCCTAATAACTACACGACTACTCGCACCCGAACTATTCGGGATTATGGCAGTGGTCACTTCAATCGCAACACTGGTAGCGCTTTTTTCGGATGTCGGCCTCAATCTGAGCGTCATCAGAAGCAAGCGTGGTGACGACCTCACTTTTTTGCGCACGGTATTCAGCTTCAAAGTATTGCAAACCAGCGCACTCGCGACTGTAATTGTAACCTTGGCATTGATTTTTTATTGGCTGAATTCGCATAATCTCTTAGCAGAAGGTTCGGTGTATGCCACAAGTGAACTCAGCATCGCACTCTCGATTGTTGCTATTGCCGTTTTTATGCAGGGCTTCCGATCTATCCAGATCGAACTGGCTGCCAGAAACCAAAATGTTGGTCGCCAAACCGCCATCGAAATTTCTGCTCAGAGCTGTTCACTACTGTTTATTGTTTTACTCTCCCGCGAAAACCCATCAATCTATGCCCTTGCGTTTGCTCAAGTTGTTTCAGCATTTGTAACGGTAGCGGGCAGTTACCTGCTATTCCCACGTAAAACATTTGGCTTCGCCTGGGATAAAAGCGCTGTTAAAGAAATTATTTCATTTGGCAAGTGGATTCTGGGTTCCACAGCCATTGTTGGTATTTCGAACAATCTCGACAAACTCTTGTTTGGATTTTTACTTACCAGCACCCAAATGGGCGTGTACTCGATAGCTGCGTTGATTTTTAACGCCATGGACACAGTGTTCAAGCGCATAAATGCCGCCCTCTTCCCCGCTATTAGCCGCGTTATTAGAGAAGGTAAGAGCGACCTTTCCAAGGTCTACTACAAAATACGGCTTTACCGGGATTTAGCGGTCTGTATTCCCTCAGGGCTCGTACTGATTAATGGTGACATTCTAATTTCGCTCCTCTACGACGATCGCTATTTGGACGCCGGTTTTTATCTTCAATTGTTGACGATTGCTCAGCTTATCGAATGCTTTTTCTACAAAAACCAACTGCTCATTTCACTAGGTGAGACGCGGCTACAGTTCGACCTCGCCATAAGGCGACTGGTTGCACTCATAATATTCGTCCCTGCTGGTTACTACTTTTTTGGGGTAACAGGAATATTGCTCGCACTGTCTGCGAGACGCCTAATTGGAGGCTGGTTGATATTTATTCGCTACAGAGAACATTGCGAAATAAAAATACAATATGAGCTGCGCACGGTAGCAATAATTTTGACCAGTATCGCGTTTTGGTTTATTGCACGAATGGCATTGCTTCACGTATTTCCGGCACTCGACCCACAAATGCCCGGTTTGTAG
- a CDS encoding glycosyltransferase, with protein sequence MDISIGVFCYNEQDTIIQTLNNIFEQDLFRSEHRCRIYVLANGCRDNSIPLIREWEAKLSLEKQLQFELLELGFAGKSRTWNHFVHNVLSRESDAVIFADGDIAIPDPAVFSKLVGMVENSELLLASSSLPIKDIEHSGEKPKGLDKLIKMGAADFETVRHSICGQLYIARASTVKDIYMPIGLPVEDGFLRAMIMTNLFTQERDLRRIDSEKSIWHVYESLRGIRSLIRHQIRIVIGTTINRLIFQRLDSLQDRDSRIAELRKSSEDESWLKDLINSSLPEFPYGYIHPKFILKRTKSSFENKKHKSLKGIASILFGLAFDITVYIFANIKMSRGNSAGFW encoded by the coding sequence ATGGACATCAGTATTGGAGTCTTTTGTTACAACGAGCAAGACACAATAATTCAAACCCTGAACAATATTTTCGAACAGGATCTATTTAGGTCTGAGCACAGGTGCAGAATTTATGTGCTCGCTAACGGCTGTCGCGACAACTCCATCCCGCTTATACGTGAGTGGGAAGCTAAACTCAGCCTAGAAAAGCAGCTGCAATTCGAACTGCTGGAACTTGGGTTCGCGGGAAAATCCAGAACCTGGAACCATTTTGTTCACAACGTGCTAAGCAGAGAATCGGATGCGGTTATCTTCGCAGATGGAGATATCGCAATTCCAGACCCAGCGGTTTTCAGCAAATTGGTGGGAATGGTTGAAAATTCGGAACTGCTTTTAGCCTCCAGCAGCTTACCCATAAAAGACATAGAGCATTCGGGCGAGAAGCCAAAGGGCCTGGATAAGCTCATCAAAATGGGCGCTGCCGACTTTGAAACTGTCCGCCACTCTATTTGCGGGCAGCTCTATATTGCTCGCGCTTCAACGGTTAAAGATATTTATATGCCTATCGGTTTGCCCGTCGAAGATGGATTTTTACGCGCAATGATCATGACAAACCTTTTTACTCAGGAACGGGACCTCAGGAGAATCGATTCGGAGAAAAGTATCTGGCACGTTTACGAATCCCTGAGAGGAATACGATCATTGATACGTCATCAGATACGTATCGTTATTGGCACCACGATCAATCGTCTTATTTTTCAACGCCTCGATTCACTGCAAGACAGAGACAGCCGCATCGCGGAATTGCGCAAAAGTAGCGAAGATGAAAGCTGGCTCAAAGATCTAATTAACAGCAGCTTACCTGAGTTTCCTTACGGATACATTCACCCAAAATTTATTTTAAAGCGTACCAAAAGCTCTTTCGAAAATAAAAAGCATAAAAGCCTGAAGGGCATCGCAAGCATACTGTTTGGCTTGGCATTTGATATCACTGTGTATATTTTTGCCAATATCAAAATGTCACGCGGTAATAGTGCGGGATTTTGGTAG
- a CDS encoding DUF5011 domain-containing protein has protein sequence MVPTTVPTLVPSALPTVIPTTLPTVTPSVIPTIIPTVIPTPEIPTNYPPVIELNGEDEVTLEVGENFVDPYVAAVTDEEDGNLLADLNVESDLNTQKPGIYRILYEVEDSGGLRAKVGRNITVATPGNRDNSVKAELKVLTRVNGVSPETVYFSAMDSTSDKETDYAGGRDPLAIAWSKLTYHFDFDDTDAGFYDTTGRSRNHQMSGSPRAIHTFYCKGEQDPNWVSGSQACIFDVRVRVKDSLGSYDDASVKVQIQTQEDYYSPSDTVCISASSNWQGCPTGAIHTNSSLELGEWSGKRVLYQRGSTQPYDNIKISLAAKNVTVDTYGVGERPLVYHVQIGPELVSTDSAARAFDKFTRDNKGYVTAGWAYNITVTGLRLGTLDAGHSSTLVTATDLDLDWSATPNIEEFGRAYFASRGNWCSDAYDTPNIDCKNVPYPYGVFFTDMVVKGYRGSLPLINIGCFNGCSMVNSGMAGIEAEISDEHNSRIMGSWGLVVKESWFRGNHLGGPGAKAKLTIRTLGFGDTANQLDPNIDPEDYAAGGYKRGNNLSEVYVPHYASVINNWFNDPEQDDASVSGTFVGMDKYHAYSLMYGNKIFSDTKTVEEGSFAAMGLNGIHVYALHNEIPKEYPPCGTSMTEIENFHDLSKVFVGMDDWSDFGDPKGSQCPRLTVLKSVPATPE, from the coding sequence ATGGTCCCGACTACTGTGCCTACACTGGTTCCCAGTGCGCTGCCTACGGTTATTCCAACTACGTTGCCGACGGTTACACCTTCTGTCATACCGACAATAATTCCGACGGTAATTCCAACGCCTGAAATCCCCACCAACTATCCGCCAGTGATCGAGCTGAACGGCGAGGATGAGGTAACGCTGGAAGTAGGCGAGAATTTCGTTGACCCATACGTTGCTGCGGTTACGGACGAGGAAGACGGCAATTTGCTGGCGGACTTAAATGTAGAAAGCGACTTGAATACGCAAAAACCGGGTATTTACAGAATCCTGTATGAGGTGGAAGACAGCGGTGGGTTGCGCGCAAAAGTTGGCCGCAATATCACTGTGGCGACGCCCGGCAACAGGGATAACAGCGTGAAGGCAGAGCTGAAAGTTTTGACTCGAGTGAACGGCGTTTCGCCGGAAACTGTTTACTTCTCAGCGATGGACTCCACCTCTGATAAAGAAACCGACTATGCCGGAGGCAGGGACCCTCTGGCGATTGCCTGGTCGAAGCTTACCTATCATTTTGACTTCGATGATACTGATGCGGGTTTCTATGATACAACCGGGCGTAGCCGCAACCACCAAATGAGCGGATCTCCACGGGCGATACACACGTTTTACTGTAAAGGGGAGCAGGACCCAAATTGGGTGAGTGGCAGCCAGGCTTGTATATTCGACGTGCGTGTCCGGGTAAAAGACAGCTTGGGCAGTTACGACGATGCAAGCGTAAAAGTTCAGATTCAAACTCAGGAAGATTACTACAGCCCATCCGACACTGTCTGTATCTCCGCTAGCAGTAATTGGCAGGGTTGCCCGACTGGCGCAATTCACACCAACAGCTCTCTAGAGTTGGGTGAATGGAGTGGAAAGAGGGTGTTGTACCAACGTGGCTCCACGCAGCCTTACGACAACATAAAAATTAGCCTGGCTGCTAAAAATGTAACCGTCGATACCTATGGCGTGGGTGAGCGCCCGCTGGTGTATCACGTTCAGATCGGGCCTGAACTAGTGAGTACAGATTCCGCTGCGCGCGCCTTTGATAAATTTACACGCGACAACAAAGGCTATGTAACTGCTGGGTGGGCATACAACATTACTGTAACGGGGCTTCGGTTGGGTACACTTGATGCTGGTCATTCGTCTACCCTGGTCACCGCCACAGACCTAGATCTGGATTGGTCTGCGACACCAAACATTGAAGAGTTCGGTCGCGCATATTTCGCCAGCAGAGGGAATTGGTGCTCGGACGCTTATGATACGCCCAACATCGATTGCAAAAATGTTCCCTATCCCTATGGCGTGTTTTTTACTGATATGGTGGTAAAGGGCTACAGGGGCAGTTTGCCGCTGATTAATATTGGCTGTTTCAACGGCTGCTCTATGGTTAACAGTGGTATGGCGGGAATTGAAGCGGAAATATCAGATGAGCATAACTCCAGAATCATGGGAAGCTGGGGGCTTGTGGTTAAGGAATCCTGGTTCCGAGGTAATCACTTGGGTGGGCCGGGCGCGAAAGCTAAGCTTACTATACGTACGCTGGGCTTTGGGGATACTGCCAATCAATTGGATCCGAATATAGATCCCGAAGACTATGCCGCCGGTGGTTATAAGCGAGGTAATAATCTCTCCGAAGTTTATGTTCCACATTACGCTTCAGTTATTAACAACTGGTTCAACGATCCCGAACAAGATGATGCAAGTGTATCCGGCACATTTGTTGGCATGGACAAGTACCATGCATATTCATTGATGTATGGGAATAAAATATTCTCAGATACTAAAACTGTGGAAGAGGGTTCTTTCGCAGCAATGGGTTTAAATGGTATTCATGTGTATGCATTACACAATGAAATCCCCAAAGAATATCCCCCGTGCGGTACATCCATGACTGAGATAGAGAATTTTCATGATCTCTCCAAGGTATTTGTAGGTATGGACGATTGGAGCGACTTTGGAGACCCTAAAGGCAGCCAGTGCCCGCGTCTTACTGTTCTCAAAAGTGTACCTGCCACGCCAGAATAA